One Acinetobacter colistiniresistens DNA segment encodes these proteins:
- a CDS encoding dicarboxylate/amino acid:cation symporter: MNLNTQILIAAILGVAFGFLLLAYPQTAFVDHSLYGLGILSSIFIGLLKMLLVPLIFSSIVVGVSNLQAGGQFGRVWKITALSCFTTTTLALILGISCAHLFEVGKGVDIQLFQAAMDSHQTPDTLTPSSFFTTFIQNTLINPFKAFSDGNVLAVVVFALFVGVALVKGGERFVLVRNISQQFFDIMMMLVGWVMKLAPIGIFALLAKLIATEDLSVLSRLVEFAAVVTGTTIFHGVVVLPALLWIFGRMNPLTFFRGARAALVTAFATSSSSATMPLSMKCAQENLGVRPQTAGFVIPLGTQLNMDGTALYEAAAALFIANLMGLDLSLTQQLIVCLTAMIASLGAPGIPSAGMVTMIMVLQSVGLPAEAIAILLPIDRVLDTVRTVVNVQGDMMISVVVDRYAKKAEAESS, from the coding sequence ATGAATTTAAATACGCAAATTTTAATTGCAGCTATACTTGGCGTGGCCTTTGGTTTTCTATTGTTGGCCTATCCCCAGACTGCATTTGTTGATCACAGTCTCTATGGCTTGGGTATTTTAAGTAGCATTTTCATTGGCTTGTTGAAAATGCTGCTGGTTCCCCTGATTTTTAGCTCGATTGTGGTTGGCGTTTCCAACTTACAGGCGGGTGGGCAATTCGGCCGAGTCTGGAAGATTACCGCATTAAGTTGTTTTACCACCACGACCTTGGCTTTAATTCTGGGAATTAGTTGTGCGCATCTGTTTGAAGTGGGCAAGGGTGTGGATATTCAATTATTCCAAGCCGCGATGGACAGTCATCAAACCCCTGACACGCTAACACCGTCGAGTTTCTTCACCACCTTTATCCAGAATACCTTAATTAATCCGTTTAAGGCCTTTAGTGATGGCAATGTGCTGGCGGTGGTAGTATTTGCCTTGTTTGTGGGTGTAGCTTTGGTCAAAGGCGGCGAGCGTTTTGTTCTGGTGCGTAATATCAGCCAACAATTTTTTGACATCATGATGATGCTGGTCGGCTGGGTGATGAAACTTGCGCCGATTGGTATTTTTGCTTTACTGGCAAAGTTGATTGCCACTGAAGATTTGTCGGTGTTGAGCCGCTTGGTTGAATTTGCTGCGGTGGTGACAGGTACAACCATTTTTCATGGCGTCGTGGTGTTGCCAGCCTTGTTGTGGATTTTTGGGCGCATGAATCCCCTTACTTTTTTTAGAGGGGCGAGAGCCGCCTTGGTCACGGCTTTTGCCACCAGTTCCAGTTCTGCCACCATGCCGTTGAGTATGAAGTGCGCGCAGGAAAATTTGGGCGTGCGTCCACAAACCGCAGGCTTTGTCATTCCATTGGGCACGCAGTTAAATATGGATGGAACTGCGCTTTATGAGGCAGCAGCAGCATTATTTATTGCCAATTTAATGGGGTTGGATCTAAGCCTGACCCAACAGCTGATTGTTTGTTTAACCGCCATGATTGCATCCTTAGGCGCACCGGGGATTCCAAGTGCGGGAATGGTCACCATGATCATGGTGCTACAGTCGGTGGGTCTACCTGCGGAAGCGATTGCAATTTTACTGCCGATTGATCGTGTGCTTGATACGGTACGCACCGTGGTCAATGTACAAGGCGATATGATGATTAGTGTTGTGGTTGATCGTTATGCCAAGAAAGCTGAAGCAGAATCCAGTTGA
- a CDS encoding PLP-dependent transferase, translating into MTTHNKVQTQLIHAPRQAPQYIETIQPPLFRASTIIFKSTAHLFDRHWTDAYDYSYGTHGTPTTFTLGDNIAQIEGGRYCLLAPSGLSAINLVNSAILNSGDEVWVADNIYGPNLEHLNNLQDRYGITVKIYNPVDADSFQPTEKAKLIWLEAAGSVTLEFPDLKNLVKKAQQAKVLTALDNTWGAGLAFNAFDFSDEHLSVDITVHALTKYPSGGGDILMGSVVTRNQALHHRLFRMHAIQGIAISGDDAAQIQRSLAHMSLRYEQQAQNAQLLLDWLKQQPQFSQVLHPSSPDAAGHSFWSEICTTGKSAGLVSVIFKAEYDLAAIRKFCDNLRLFKLGFSWGGPVSLVMLYDLKQIRTLENTHLQQGLLVRFCIGLEHPEDLIQDIQNALKQLE; encoded by the coding sequence ATGACAACACACAATAAAGTACAAACCCAGTTGATTCATGCACCTAGACAAGCTCCTCAATACATTGAAACCATTCAACCTCCCCTATTTCGTGCATCGACGATTATTTTTAAAAGCACAGCGCACCTTTTTGATCGTCATTGGACTGATGCTTATGACTATAGTTATGGTACCCATGGCACACCAACCACCTTTACTTTAGGGGACAATATTGCCCAAATTGAAGGCGGGCGTTATTGCCTGCTTGCACCGAGTGGTTTATCCGCGATTAATCTCGTGAATAGTGCAATTTTAAATTCGGGTGATGAGGTCTGGGTGGCAGACAACATCTATGGCCCCAATCTGGAACATTTAAACAACTTGCAAGACCGTTATGGCATCACGGTTAAAATATACAACCCTGTTGACGCTGACAGTTTTCAACCGACCGAAAAAGCCAAACTGATCTGGCTCGAAGCAGCAGGATCGGTCACACTCGAATTTCCCGATTTAAAAAACTTGGTAAAAAAAGCCCAACAAGCCAAGGTGCTCACCGCACTGGACAATACCTGGGGCGCTGGGCTGGCATTTAATGCCTTTGATTTTTCAGATGAGCATCTGTCCGTAGACATCACCGTGCATGCACTGACCAAATACCCAAGTGGCGGGGGGGATATCCTGATGGGCTCAGTCGTGACCCGTAACCAAGCACTCCATCACAGACTGTTTCGCATGCATGCGATTCAAGGCATTGCAATTTCAGGGGATGATGCTGCACAGATTCAGCGCAGTCTGGCACATATGTCTTTACGTTATGAGCAACAAGCTCAGAATGCGCAGCTCCTGCTTGATTGGCTCAAGCAACAACCTCAGTTCAGTCAGGTTTTACATCCGAGTTCACCAGATGCAGCAGGCCATTCATTCTGGAGCGAGATTTGTACCACAGGCAAAAGTGCAGGTTTGGTCAGTGTCATTTTCAAAGCTGAATATGATCTTGCTGCAATTCGAAAATTCTGTGACAACTTAAGACTCTTTAAACTTGGGTTTAGTTGGGGCGGCCCCGTTAGTCTAGTCATGCTGTATGACCTCAAACAGATACGCACATTAGAGAATACACATTTACAACAAGGTTTATTGGTTCGCTTCTGTATAGGACTAGAACATCCAGAAGATTTAATTCAAGATATCCAAAACGCACTAAAACAGCTCGAATGA
- the yihA gene encoding ribosome biogenesis GTP-binding protein YihA/YsxC — translation MRRSEKSKDTKAKLAPKQKISYEKKADPALTEYAVQSLTWLRQAEFLMSAPKLALCVEDTGYEIAFAGRSNAGKSSAINTLTNQKQLARASKKPGRTQMINFFSLGNPDQRLVDLPGYGYAAVPEAMKIVWQKELENYLIHRKSLQGLVLLMDIRHPLQHFDLMMLEWAHSRHLFVHILLTKADKLNRGPANKVLLEVKQQLKKMKLDFSIQLFSSLNRIGLEELASVMAGRLNFTLDQPAEFNLDQIAEASETDLEE, via the coding sequence ATGCGTCGCAGTGAAAAATCGAAAGACACCAAAGCCAAACTCGCACCTAAACAAAAAATCAGTTATGAAAAAAAGGCTGATCCTGCGTTAACTGAATATGCAGTTCAGTCTTTAACGTGGTTACGCCAAGCTGAATTTTTGATGAGTGCGCCGAAACTGGCTTTATGCGTAGAAGATACAGGTTATGAAATCGCCTTCGCTGGTCGTTCCAATGCAGGTAAATCAAGTGCGATCAATACTTTAACCAATCAAAAGCAATTGGCACGTGCCTCTAAAAAACCTGGTCGTACCCAAATGATCAACTTTTTTAGTTTAGGCAATCCTGATCAGCGCTTGGTCGACTTACCGGGTTATGGCTATGCCGCAGTTCCTGAGGCCATGAAAATTGTTTGGCAGAAAGAGCTGGAAAATTATTTAATTCATCGTAAGAGCTTACAGGGCTTGGTGTTATTAATGGATATCCGTCATCCATTACAGCACTTTGACTTGATGATGCTGGAATGGGCACATTCACGTCATTTATTTGTGCATATCCTGCTCACCAAAGCGGATAAGCTGAACCGTGGCCCAGCCAATAAAGTCTTGTTAGAAGTGAAACAGCAGTTGAAAAAGATGAAACTTGATTTCTCTATTCAACTGTTCTCTTCGCTCAATCGTATCGGGCTAGAAGAGTTGGCAAGTGTGATGGCTGGTCGCTTGAACTTCACTCTTGATCAACCGGCTGAATTTAACCTTGATCAGATTGCTGAAGCTTCAGAAACTGATCTAGAAGAGTAA
- a CDS encoding acyl-CoA thioesterase, with protein MNALTQELVELLTLEKLEEHIFRGNSRNLVGKRVFGGQVLGQALRAASYTTDRPAHSLHAYFLYGGDVNAPIIYEVDPLRDGKSFASRQVRAIQHGRTIFSAMVSFANQEEGLNYQHKEPEYPAPEALKSEKELKESLINFVPENVRASFMRERHVEIRPTQLINPFQPQPEAPFYAHYIRTHDAIPQDLDEISLHQAIVAFYSDFTLMTTALRPHGLSWISPNLQCASIDHTIYFHRPLRADEWMLYDMEATISASSRGLNFGRMWQNGQLVCSTVQEGLIRLREIETQ; from the coding sequence ATGAATGCGTTAACTCAAGAATTGGTAGAACTGTTGACTCTGGAAAAGCTGGAAGAGCATATTTTTCGAGGCAATAGCCGCAATTTGGTAGGCAAGCGAGTATTCGGTGGACAGGTGCTTGGACAGGCCTTGAGAGCAGCGTCATATACTACAGATCGTCCTGCACACTCTTTACATGCCTATTTTTTGTATGGCGGCGATGTCAATGCACCGATTATTTATGAAGTTGATCCGCTTCGTGATGGAAAGAGTTTTGCCAGTCGACAAGTTCGTGCGATTCAACATGGCCGAACCATTTTTTCTGCAATGGTATCTTTTGCCAATCAGGAAGAAGGGCTGAACTACCAGCATAAAGAGCCAGAATATCCTGCACCTGAAGCATTGAAGTCTGAAAAAGAGCTGAAAGAAAGTCTGATCAATTTCGTGCCTGAAAATGTGCGTGCCAGTTTTATGCGTGAACGTCATGTAGAAATTAGGCCGACGCAGTTGATTAATCCGTTTCAGCCACAGCCTGAAGCACCGTTTTATGCGCATTACATTCGGACTCATGACGCGATTCCGCAGGATCTGGATGAGATCTCTCTGCATCAAGCTATTGTTGCTTTCTACTCTGATTTTACCTTGATGACCACGGCATTGCGTCCACATGGACTATCTTGGATTTCACCGAATTTACAATGTGCCAGCATTGATCACACCATTTATTTCCATCGTCCACTACGTGCCGATGAATGGATGCTTTACGATATGGAGGCAACCATCAGTGCCAGTTCCCGTGGCTTGAACTTTGGGCGGATGTGGCAAAATGGGCAGTTGGTGTGTAGTACCGTACAAGAAGGTTTGATTCGGCTTAGAGAAATTGAAACCCAGTGA
- a CDS encoding RrF2 family transcriptional regulator yields MQLNKFTDYALRILMYVARPSDVPYTIADIAEDLHVSQNHLVKVVHFMGKQHWIVTIRGKGGGLRLNPEAKNLKLGEIVRTLQGNHQIVECNTPPCVLRANCGLKGILDQALECFYQSLDQYTLGEVVQHGILPSSTRSNIDFLELIQKA; encoded by the coding sequence ATGCAACTCAATAAATTTACTGATTATGCACTCAGGATTCTGATGTATGTCGCTCGCCCGAGTGATGTACCGTACACGATTGCAGATATCGCTGAAGATTTGCATGTGTCGCAAAATCACTTGGTGAAAGTGGTGCACTTCATGGGGAAACAACACTGGATTGTCACCATCCGTGGTAAAGGCGGTGGTTTACGGTTAAATCCAGAAGCCAAGAATTTGAAACTCGGTGAAATTGTCCGAACCTTACAAGGTAACCATCAAATTGTTGAGTGCAATACCCCTCCCTGTGTCCTTCGAGCCAACTGTGGACTGAAAGGTATTTTAGATCAGGCACTCGAATGTTTTTATCAGAGTCTGGATCAATATACGCTCGGCGAAGTGGTACAACACGGTATTCTACCCTCTTCAACCCGCTCAAATATCGACTTTTTAGAACTGATTCAAAAAGCTTAA
- the plsB gene encoding glycerol-3-phosphate 1-O-acyltransferase PlsB has protein sequence MSKTGFGQMYRQLSSKLLDLVVTPHVLGEVPAESTSTEQNTTDSNKLVCYVLQNYSRSNALVVDGETRRLHLKPALDPLSFGSYQEKNSVLFLHHNENNFFNTQTFPPRLLQLVEALEQNPEIDIELVPVTVLWGRSPDKEDSWFKLLFSDTWATPGTVKQLMNIGLHGRQSYLEFHEAQSLRELVDYAKTNHPNVSPATYIASSLDTYLDQQREVVLGPDLSDRRNVMQSVVKSPEVQDAIRRESIQHKISMLEAERRAIGYVNEIVSDYSASAVRFADMALTRLWTQLYDGVEVHNFSTIRELAKDYEIVYTPCHRSHIDYLLLSYVIYKRGLMIPYIAAGDNLNLPFVGQLLRGGGAFFIRRSFRGNALYTSVFKEYLYSILSRNTPIEYFIEGGRSRTGRLLPPKTGMLAMTIQGHLRGPAKPIVFVPTYIGYERLMEGSTYVGEMQGKPKEAESIFGIVKTLRKIERIFGKVHVNFGEPVFLNDILKQNNAEHLVNETPSTTEISNVVANSANLILENINRAVVINPVSLLSLILLATPKHTLDEEICAKQLDIYRDLATQQPYDERTQVTSLSGKEIVAYGLKLKLIKRVQHVLGDIIAIEDNQAVLLTYFRNNILHAFVLPSLVASLVEHNGKIHKNDLSNVIRTLYPFLKAELFMKWQASELQQQIDSYIDALVKIGLIFQDHEDNLFSPTPNSEEHQKLVTLAMPVKQSLERYYMTLALITQRGSGNISTKQVEELSHLLGQRLSVLYEFNSPEFFDKALFQSFIKVLTQQNYIRNNEQGFIEYKDNFSEMAAGAQLVLDETTLQMLQHITTFSDEELAEALEAMASQQAKRRLKRKKS, from the coding sequence ATGTCCAAGACTGGATTTGGTCAAATGTATCGCCAACTTTCGAGTAAGTTACTTGACCTTGTGGTAACCCCACATGTTCTTGGTGAAGTTCCTGCAGAATCCACCTCAACAGAGCAAAACACAACCGATTCAAATAAACTCGTTTGCTATGTTTTACAAAATTATTCACGCAGTAATGCCTTGGTGGTGGATGGTGAAACCCGTCGGCTGCATTTAAAACCTGCGCTAGACCCCTTAAGTTTTGGCAGCTATCAGGAAAAAAACTCAGTTCTTTTTTTACATCATAACGAAAATAATTTTTTTAATACCCAAACCTTTCCTCCCCGTTTATTGCAACTGGTTGAAGCACTTGAGCAAAACCCTGAGATTGATATTGAACTGGTTCCCGTCACCGTACTGTGGGGACGCTCTCCAGATAAGGAAGATTCTTGGTTCAAATTACTTTTCTCCGATACTTGGGCAACACCAGGCACAGTCAAACAACTCATGAACATCGGCCTGCATGGTCGCCAGTCTTATTTAGAGTTTCATGAAGCACAATCTTTACGTGAGTTGGTAGATTATGCCAAGACCAATCATCCAAATGTTTCACCAGCAACCTACATTGCAAGCTCTTTAGACACCTATCTGGATCAGCAACGTGAAGTCGTGCTTGGTCCAGACTTGTCAGACCGCCGTAATGTGATGCAATCGGTAGTGAAGTCACCTGAGGTACAAGATGCCATTCGCCGTGAAAGCATTCAGCATAAAATTAGCATGCTTGAAGCTGAACGCCGTGCTATTGGTTATGTCAATGAAATTGTATCGGACTACTCTGCGTCCGCTGTCCGTTTTGCCGATATGGCCTTAACCCGTTTATGGACGCAACTCTATGACGGCGTTGAAGTACATAACTTCAGTACCATTCGTGAATTAGCCAAAGACTACGAAATTGTCTACACCCCTTGCCATCGTAGCCATATCGACTATTTATTATTGTCCTATGTTATTTATAAACGCGGTTTGATGATTCCATACATTGCTGCGGGTGATAACCTGAATCTACCCTTTGTAGGTCAGTTATTGCGTGGTGGCGGTGCCTTCTTTATTCGCCGTTCTTTCCGTGGCAATGCACTTTATACTTCTGTATTCAAAGAATATTTATACAGCATTTTATCTCGCAACACCCCTATTGAGTACTTTATTGAAGGGGGACGTTCACGTACAGGTCGCTTATTGCCACCCAAAACAGGCATGTTGGCCATGACCATCCAAGGTCATTTACGTGGCCCAGCCAAACCAATCGTATTTGTTCCTACCTATATTGGTTACGAGCGTCTCATGGAAGGGTCGACTTATGTCGGTGAAATGCAAGGTAAACCGAAAGAAGCCGAATCGATTTTTGGTATCGTGAAAACCTTACGTAAAATTGAGCGTATCTTTGGTAAAGTCCATGTCAACTTTGGTGAGCCCGTCTTCCTGAATGACATCTTAAAGCAGAATAATGCTGAACATCTTGTCAATGAGACGCCAAGCACAACAGAAATTTCCAATGTTGTAGCAAATTCAGCCAACCTGATTTTAGAAAATATTAACCGTGCTGTGGTAATTAATCCTGTGTCATTGTTGTCTCTCATTTTATTGGCAACACCAAAACACACCCTTGATGAAGAGATTTGTGCCAAGCAACTGGATATCTATCGCGATTTAGCCACTCAACAACCCTACGATGAACGGACTCAAGTCACTTCATTATCGGGCAAAGAAATCGTGGCCTATGGTCTAAAACTCAAGCTGATTAAACGTGTTCAACACGTGCTCGGCGATATTATTGCGATTGAAGATAATCAGGCAGTTCTGCTCACCTATTTCCGTAATAATATTTTACATGCCTTTGTATTGCCGTCATTGGTGGCTTCTCTGGTTGAACATAACGGTAAAATCCACAAGAACGATTTAAGTAACGTGATTCGTACCTTATATCCGTTCTTAAAAGCTGAATTGTTCATGAAATGGCAAGCGAGCGAGTTACAGCAGCAAATTGATAGCTATATCGATGCGTTAGTTAAAATCGGTCTGATTTTCCAAGATCATGAAGACAATTTATTTAGCCCAACGCCAAATAGTGAAGAACATCAAAAACTCGTGACCTTGGCGATGCCAGTGAAGCAGAGTTTAGAGCGTTACTACATGACTTTGGCACTGATCACACAACGTGGTTCGGGCAATATTTCCACCAAGCAAGTGGAAGAGCTGAGTCATTTATTGGGTCAACGTCTATCTGTACTGTATGAGTTCAACTCACCTGAATTCTTCGATAAAGCCTTATTCCAAAGCTTTATTAAAGTCCTCACACAACAAAATTATATTCGCAACAATGAACAAGGCTTTATTGAGTACAAAGATAACTTCAGTGAGATGGCCGCTGGTGCTCAACTGGTGTTGGATGAAACCACCTTACAAATGTTGCAGCACATCACTACTTTCAGCGATGAAG
- a CDS encoding metal-dependent hydrolase, with amino-acid sequence MKLLSFVKNKVLGSSIDYKILPRKVKFDWENTPVDWIPHQPFASYFINEINNILPAGEFWFCRLYNKVLPEITDEKLKQDVQAFIRQEAMHAVAHTSANKEYLSKRNIDIQRNLDIMDFLFTKVLADKPFDKEIPKALEHQWDLFRLGVIATVEHMTCVLGKYALYNKRWQELGADPEMLDLIKWHGSEEIEHRTVAFDLYRHLGGGYIARYYLSVAVIIGVLGLWVDGAAHIMSQDPRFAAKKPSVFKPWIWIEWSKIALQDAKILPGPAWLVAQQLDYLMPWYDPVKEGNTQDAVNYLNNSPAAKRALQQAA; translated from the coding sequence ATGAAATTACTATCATTTGTGAAGAACAAAGTTCTTGGTTCTTCGATTGACTATAAAATCCTCCCACGCAAAGTAAAATTTGACTGGGAAAATACACCAGTGGATTGGATTCCTCACCAGCCTTTTGCCAGCTATTTTATTAATGAAATTAACAATATCTTACCTGCTGGTGAATTTTGGTTTTGTCGTTTATATAACAAAGTCCTGCCTGAAATTACTGATGAAAAATTAAAGCAAGATGTCCAAGCCTTTATTCGTCAGGAAGCGATGCATGCAGTTGCACATACTTCAGCCAATAAAGAGTATCTCAGTAAACGTAATATCGATATTCAGCGTAATCTCGACATCATGGATTTTCTGTTTACCAAAGTCTTAGCTGACAAGCCCTTTGATAAAGAGATTCCAAAAGCACTGGAGCATCAATGGGATTTATTCCGTCTGGGTGTGATTGCAACCGTTGAACATATGACCTGTGTACTGGGTAAATATGCGCTGTACAACAAACGCTGGCAAGAACTGGGGGCTGACCCTGAAATGCTTGATCTAATCAAGTGGCATGGTTCTGAAGAGATCGAACACCGTACCGTTGCATTTGACCTTTACCGCCATTTAGGTGGTGGTTATATCGCCCGTTATTACCTGAGTGTTGCTGTGATTATTGGTGTACTTGGCCTCTGGGTCGATGGTGCAGCACATATCATGAGCCAAGATCCACGCTTTGCAGCGAAAAAACCAAGTGTGTTTAAGCCTTGGATCTGGATTGAGTGGTCAAAGATCGCTTTGCAAGACGCCAAGATTTTACCCGGCCCGGCATGGTTGGTGGCACAACAGTTAGACTACCTGATGCCATGGTATGACCCGGTCAAAGAAGGCAATACGCAGGATGCTGTGAATTATCTCAACAATTCACCTGCTGCAAAACGCGCTTTACAGCAAGCCGCTTAA
- a CDS encoding DUF853 domain-containing protein, with product MSTPIVIAKKTTDTTQDIVLHSKFANRHGLIAGATGTGKTVTLKVMAESFSRLGVPVFLADAKGDVSSLAKAGSSNPKFDERLKSLQIESIPFAAAPVIFWDLFGQQGHPIRTTISEIGPLLLAQMLNLNDTQEGVLSAVFRIADDQGLLLIDFKDLKSMLSYVSENASELKAEYGNLSPASLGAIQRNLLALGDQGGEQFFGEPSLNILDFIQTDSNGHGYINILAADKLMNTPKLYATFLLWMMSKLFEQLPEVGDMDKPKLVFFFDEAHLLFDNASPALQQKIEQVVRLIRSKGVGIYFITQNPLDLPESVLGQLGNRVQHALRAFTPKDQKAVKTAADTFRANPEFKVDQAITELAVGEALISCLDEQGTPQIVERGWVMPPYSSFTPITPEERQVIIGQSIVAGVYDQAVDRDSAYEMLQKKVLQQSQQQEADALAKQQSKEQDALAKQQAKEQERFAREQQKAAEKSQRDREKLTQDIVGTFAKSAARSLGGTTGQKIVRGLLGSLFGK from the coding sequence ATGAGTACACCAATCGTTATTGCTAAAAAAACCACAGATACGACACAAGATATTGTTTTGCATTCTAAATTTGCAAACCGACACGGCCTGATTGCAGGTGCCACAGGAACGGGCAAAACCGTCACGCTCAAAGTCATGGCCGAAAGTTTTTCTCGCCTCGGCGTCCCTGTTTTTCTTGCTGACGCCAAAGGCGATGTCTCCAGTCTTGCCAAAGCCGGTAGCAGCAATCCAAAGTTTGATGAGCGCTTAAAAAGCCTGCAGATAGAATCCATTCCTTTTGCCGCTGCGCCTGTCATTTTTTGGGATTTATTTGGTCAGCAAGGTCATCCGATTCGCACCACCATTTCAGAAATTGGTCCTCTCCTTTTGGCACAAATGCTGAATCTGAATGATACTCAAGAAGGTGTGCTTTCAGCTGTATTTCGGATCGCTGATGATCAGGGTCTACTGCTGATTGACTTCAAAGACCTTAAATCCATGCTGAGCTATGTCAGTGAAAATGCCTCTGAGCTTAAAGCAGAATATGGCAACCTCTCTCCTGCCAGTTTGGGTGCAATCCAACGTAATTTACTGGCTTTAGGCGATCAAGGTGGTGAACAGTTCTTTGGCGAGCCAAGCCTGAATATCCTCGATTTCATTCAAACCGATAGCAATGGTCATGGCTATATCAACATTCTCGCTGCTGATAAGTTGATGAACACCCCGAAGCTGTATGCCACCTTCCTATTGTGGATGATGTCGAAACTGTTTGAGCAACTCCCTGAAGTCGGCGATATGGACAAACCGAAGTTAGTGTTCTTCTTCGATGAAGCCCACCTATTGTTTGATAATGCCAGCCCAGCCTTACAGCAAAAGATTGAACAAGTGGTCCGCCTGATCCGTTCTAAAGGTGTGGGAATTTATTTTATCACCCAGAATCCACTGGATTTGCCAGAAAGCGTTTTAGGACAATTGGGGAATCGCGTACAACATGCCTTACGCGCCTTCACCCCCAAAGATCAAAAAGCAGTCAAAACTGCAGCCGATACTTTCCGCGCCAATCCTGAGTTTAAAGTCGATCAAGCGATTACCGAACTCGCAGTCGGTGAAGCCTTGATTAGCTGCCTTGATGAACAAGGAACACCACAAATCGTGGAACGCGGCTGGGTGATGCCCCCTTACTCTTCCTTTACCCCAATTACTCCCGAAGAACGCCAAGTGATTATTGGGCAAAGTATTGTCGCAGGGGTCTATGACCAAGCAGTAGATCGAGACAGTGCCTATGAAATGCTGCAAAAGAAAGTACTGCAACAGTCTCAACAACAAGAGGCCGACGCATTAGCCAAACAGCAAAGTAAAGAACAGGATGCTTTGGCCAAGCAACAAGCCAAAGAACAAGAACGTTTTGCGCGCGAGCAACAAAAAGCTGCTGAAAAATCCCAACGTGATCGGGAAAAGCTCACTCAAGATATCGTCGGAACTTTTGCTAAAAGCGCTGCACGCAGCCTAGGTGGCACTACAGGACAGAAAATTGTACGTGGTTTACTGGGTTCACTATTTGGTAAATAA
- the hmpA gene encoding NO-inducible flavohemoprotein produces the protein MTPQQIDLVKATVPVLRENGVALTGYFYNRMLSNHPELKETFNMGHQRSGAQAQALAGAVLAYAENIEDPSVLLPVVEMIAHKHVSLNIQAPDYGIVGENLLHSISEVLSISMEDPLIAAWAAAYGQLADLFISTEKAIYDQHQQAKGSWLGWRNFKIAKKVVESDEITSFYLAPVDGGALPHYEAGQYISVRVFVPELNLRQPRQYTLSTSPQADYLRISVKREDEKGELAGGWVSSTLHSLAEGSEIEVSAPTGHFYLIDSTKRNVFISGGVGLTPMIAMLNQLVTLDLPQPVNFIHACRSSQVHAMKKHIEEVKAKYPRLSTFTAYEFPHAEDVLGQDYDAAGRLDLSTMDAALLPSNADYYLCGPMPFMAAQHQALVARGIPAANIHSEAFGTGGVKLS, from the coding sequence ATGACTCCGCAGCAAATTGACCTAGTAAAAGCCACTGTTCCTGTTCTGCGTGAAAATGGTGTTGCATTGACTGGATACTTTTATAACCGTATGTTAAGCAATCATCCCGAATTAAAAGAAACCTTTAATATGGGTCATCAGCGTAGCGGTGCTCAAGCACAGGCATTGGCTGGCGCTGTGTTGGCTTATGCTGAAAATATCGAAGACCCTTCGGTACTATTGCCTGTGGTTGAAATGATTGCACATAAACATGTGAGCTTGAATATTCAAGCTCCTGATTACGGTATTGTCGGTGAAAACCTGCTGCATTCAATCAGTGAGGTACTCAGCATCTCGATGGAAGATCCATTGATCGCAGCTTGGGCTGCCGCTTATGGCCAATTGGCAGATTTATTTATCAGCACTGAAAAAGCGATTTATGATCAGCACCAACAAGCGAAAGGCAGTTGGTTAGGCTGGCGTAATTTCAAGATTGCCAAAAAAGTCGTAGAAAGCGATGAAATCACCTCTTTCTATTTAGCACCTGTCGATGGCGGCGCATTACCGCACTACGAAGCAGGCCAATATATTTCAGTTCGCGTGTTTGTCCCTGAATTAAACTTAAGACAACCGCGTCAGTACACGCTATCAACCAGCCCACAAGCGGATTATTTACGTATCTCGGTGAAACGTGAAGATGAAAAAGGTGAGCTTGCAGGGGGCTGGGTATCTAGCACTTTACACAGTTTGGCTGAAGGTTCAGAGATTGAAGTGTCTGCACCCACAGGTCATTTCTATCTGATTGACAGTACTAAACGCAATGTCTTTATCAGTGGTGGTGTGGGCCTTACCCCAATGATTGCCATGCTGAATCAGTTGGTGACTCTGGATCTACCACAACCCGTTAACTTCATTCACGCCTGTCGTAGCAGCCAAGTGCATGCCATGAAGAAACACATTGAAGAGGTTAAAGCCAAATACCCTCGTTTAAGTACCTTCACGGCCTATGAATTCCCACATGCAGAAGATGTACTGGGTCAAGATTATGATGCTGCTGGCCGGCTTGATTTAAGCACGATGGATGCAGCCTTATTACCAAGCAATGCCGACTATTATTTATGTGGCCCAATGCCATTTATGGCAGCACAACATCAGGCACTGGTTGCACGAGGTATTCCTGCGGCCAATATTCACAGTGAAGCCTTTGGTACCGGTGGTGTGAAGCTCAGCTAA